A window from Kovacikia minuta CCNUW1 encodes these proteins:
- the clpS gene encoding ATP-dependent Clp protease adapter ClpS, with translation MSVETLEQRSTVRKIAPRYRVLLHNDDYNPMEYVVQVLLQTVPSLTQPQAVDIMMEAHTNGLALVITCAQEHAEFYCETLKGHGLSSTIEPDE, from the coding sequence ATGTCTGTCGAAACCCTTGAACAGCGTTCAACGGTCAGAAAAATTGCGCCCCGGTATCGGGTTTTGCTGCATAACGATGACTACAACCCGATGGAATATGTCGTTCAGGTTTTGCTGCAAACGGTTCCCAGTTTGACCCAACCCCAAGCCGTTGACATTATGATGGAAGCGCATACCAATGGGCTGGCACTGGTAATCACCTGTGCCCAGGAACACGCGGAGTTCTACTGTGAAACGCTAAAAGGACACGGCTTGAGCAGCACGATCGAGCCGGATGAGTAG